The Balneola sp. genomic sequence TCCCCGGAGAAGAATTCGGAGTGTTTTACTATCGATTTCCAAATGAGACAAAGGGACGTATTCTGTCTATAACCAGAAAGAAATATCTCAGCCTTATTGGAGATGGAGTTCATACCCTTGAAGAACTTATTTTAAAAGACAAGAGAGCAGTTTGTATGGCTGAGGTGCACTTCGATAATCATATCGATAAACTTTATTCTATTCCTGCTAAAGAGGAAAAGATTACCCTTGTAGAACTAGGAACACACGCCCGTGGAGCTATTTTTTATGATGCTTCAAATTTACTTACAGATGAATTAAGGGACGAATTGGATAGAATCAGTTCCAGCTTTGATGGATTCCATTTCGGCAGATACGACATAAAGGTACCAACTGAGAGCGACTTAAAGCTAGGCAAGAACTTAAAAGTTATCGAATTAAATGGCGTTACTTCCGAGTCCACCAATATTTATGATCCTTCTCATTCATTCTTTTTTGGAGTAAAAACTCTAATAAATCAATGGAAAATAGCTTATGAAATCGGGCATCAGGTTAAGAAATCTAATCCTGATCTCAATACTCCATCTTTAGTCCGAATGCTTTCACTACTAAGCTAGGAGGTTAATCTTTTAGACTGAAAAAAAGATTTTAGGAGGTACTCACAGTCCTGTTCTAATATACCTTGAATAGTTTCAATTCTATGATTCAGGTGTTGGTTATCTGTAATGTTGAATACACTTCCACAACCTCCTGATTTTATATCAGAAGCTCCAAATACTACCCTTCCTATTTTACTCCATACTAACGCTCCAGCGCACATAGGACATGGCTCTAACGTTACATATAGGGTACAATCACTAAGGTATTTTTCATTTAAAGTATCACAAGCAGCAGTAATTGCAAGAATTTCAGCATGCGCAGTTGGATCTGTTAGTTTTTCTACCTGATTGTATCCCTTTCCTACTATTTTGTTTTCATACACTACAACTGCACCTACGGGTACTTCTCCTTCCTCAAAAGCCTTCTCAGCAAGAAATAAGGCTTGAGCCATGAATTTTTGATGCTGTTGCCAAATAGGCGCTTCTGGTTGATCCATTTACTTGATTGAAGGGTTACGTTTTCTCTACCTTATCGCGAACTTAAAACAATTCGATGCAAAAAGAAGAAGAAAGAATTATTCATTATATCGCTGAGAGTATTAGAACCATTCCGGATTTTCCAAAACCGGGAATACAATTTAAGGACATAACTACTCTTCTAAATGATAGAGAAGCACTAAAACTTACCACTCAAATGTTGGCTAAGCCTTTTGAGAACCTAGATATTGACTACGTTCTTGGATTAGAGTCGAGAGGTTTTCTTTTTGGGACGAATATAGCCTCGAAACTAAATGCAGGTTTCGTACCCATTCGAAAACCAGGGAAATTACCAGCTGAAGCAATTTCTGAATCCTACGAGCTCGAATATGGTCAAGATTCTCTTGAAATTCATAAGGATGCCTTTCCAGAAAACTCTAAAGTCATCATTCATGATGATCTTATTGCTACAGGAGGTTCAGCGGCTGCAGCTACTCGATTAGTTGAACGACTTGGAGGAGAAGTAATTGGCTATTCTTTCATCATTGAATTGGGATTTTTAAATGGGAGGGATGCTTTAAAAAAACATATAACTGTAGAATCTCTGATTATCCTTTAGCAAGAAACAAAAAGTCGATTCAGGTCTATAATTGATTGAATGATCAACAATCAAGGAGGACCTATGACTATTCAAAGAAAAATTATAGTACCGATAGTATTGGTTGGCATGTTGATGTTCCAGGCTTGCTCTAAGTCAATGGTAGTTCAAGATGTTAATTATGCACAAAAAATTGAGTCGGTTCTTATCCCAAATGATGAAGGTTTAGTACAGGATATTAGGCACGGAATCAGCTATTCTATACTCCCTTTTCAACTAGAAGAATTCCAGGATACCACTCAAATTTTGGTATCCGAAATACGAATGATTAGGAATCATCAGGGCTATTATTTCATAACAGCAGATGGATTTAAAAATGTTTATGTAATGGAGCCTCGAAGAAATGAACTAAAGCTCAAGAGAAAAATTGAAGTATCCGAATTCGGACTTCAATCACCTGCATTTAATTGGCGGGCCCCATCAGTTCAATTACTTAGTACCAATAATGAAGCTGTACTACTAACAGAAAAAGGTATTTATAAAAAGGAGGATGCATCATGAGAAAAGCAATCAAACTTAGCGGTCTTTATATAGTATTTATGTTGGCATCAAGTGGGTATTTACTTGCTCAACAAAGTGACTATGAAACTCAGAAAGAGTTTGTAGATTCCTATCAAACGTTAACAGCTGAAGTGACTAATGCTTCCAGTGTAGAAGAAATCGACAGTATTTATTCCAAGATTAGTTCTCTAAAAGCTGAGTATGAAACTCATGAAAGTCTCTTGAATAATGCATTATTCCCGAGCAACTTTGAGCAGAAAATGGAAGCTCTGATCAAAAGAGCAAGAGTTAATGAAGAAAAGCTTTTGGTAATCGAACACCAGATTGATCAATTGGCTCAGTTATCCGATCAGCTTATTAGCTACCAGTCGGAATTAGTAATTCTTTCACAACAGAGAGACTCTCTTTATAAGGCCATTCTAAAGTCCGAAGAAAGTGAGCAAAAACTCGCTAGCATGGTACGAGAGTATCGAAAGAGTCTGGAATTAAGGGATTCCATTGTACTTAATGTAATTGATTCAATGATGGTGGTATATGATCGTCAGGAACAAGGTTACAAAAGTATCTTGGGTGAGACATTCTCCCCAGAGAGAAAACTTGGAAGTGACAACCCTTTAGAACTAATCGCAAAAATCATTGATGAAAACAATGAATTCTTAAGTACTAATAATCAATTACTTTCGGTTGAAGATCATCTTAGAATGTATGTCTTACAACGACACTTTCAGACCAAATGGGAAAGTATACAAACCAACATGCTCCAGGCTTACGCAGATAAGAACAGAACCGAATGGGAAAACCGCATCGATAAAAAAATGAAAGAGTGGCGAATGACCGCTTCTCAAAAAATGTGGTCCTCCATGGATCGATATCTCGAATTTAGTGAACTTGAACTGGATGCATTTGATAATAGCTCTAGCTTTTTCGCCGCATTAGATAGTTTTGTAAAAGAAGCCTATAAAAAAAGCGAAGAAGAAATGCTTACTGCTGATAGCTACACTCAGTTCAAAGCCTTTCATAGTTTTTGGTCTGGAAAAATAAAGAATGACTGGGGAGCCTTTATTCATGACGCAGATGTATTAACGGTTACACAAATATCATCTATCGATGATCAATTAGTAGGTTGGGAAGAGCAAGCAAGACCAATTCATCCTATGATCATTGTTTTTATTGTGATTATTGCAGTATTAACAATCGGTTTTACTATGGCCATGTTTAAAACGCAGAAGGCCTGAACGCAAAAAAATGATTAAAAGCCATGCTATTGAGCATGGCTTTT encodes the following:
- the tadA gene encoding tRNA adenosine(34) deaminase TadA, translating into MDQPEAPIWQQHQKFMAQALFLAEKAFEEGEVPVGAVVVYENKIVGKGYNQVEKLTDPTAHAEILAITAACDTLNEKYLSDCTLYVTLEPCPMCAGALVWSKIGRVVFGASDIKSGGCGSVFNITDNQHLNHRIETIQGILEQDCEYLLKSFFQSKRLTS
- a CDS encoding adenine phosphoribosyltransferase, whose protein sequence is MQKEEERIIHYIAESIRTIPDFPKPGIQFKDITTLLNDREALKLTTQMLAKPFENLDIDYVLGLESRGFLFGTNIASKLNAGFVPIRKPGKLPAEAISESYELEYGQDSLEIHKDAFPENSKVIIHDDLIATGGSAAAATRLVERLGGEVIGYSFIIELGFLNGRDALKKHITVESLIIL